In the genome of bacterium, the window TCGGGATTAAGAAAGCTTGTGAGAAACGCCCTGTCAGTGTTGAGAAAATGGAACAGGCTGCGCGAGATATCGAGGCCAAGATTATCGAGCCTGGGGAAAAAGAAATTGCCTCAACCGCAATTGGGGAACTTGTGATGGATAAATTGCGCCTGCTTGACCCAGTCGCCTATGTGCGTTTTGCTTCGGTTTACCGGGAGTTCTCTGATGTCAAAGAATTCATGGATACGCTCAAGAGTCTTAAGCAAAAAGAGTAATTGATCTTCGAGAAATAGACAGTCTATGGGTTTACAGAGCGATAGCTACTATATGCGTCGCGCGCTTGCCGTTGCTCGGCGTGGTGCGGGCTTGGCCTCGCCTAATCCAATGGTTGGAGCATGCTTGGTTAAGGATCGTAAAATCATTAGTTACGGCTATCATGCGAAGTTTGGCGCTGAACATGCCGAAGTGATGGCGCTTAAATCTGCGCGCAAATGCGCACAGGGGGCGACGCTATATGTAACGCTTGAACCTTGTAATCATCAGGGTAAAACTCCACCGTGCACAGAAGCTATTCTTGCTGCCGGGATCAGTCGCGTTGTTTGTGCAATGCGCGATCCTAATACCCAAGTTTTAGGTCGCGGAGTTGAAAGATTAGAGCAAGCAGGGATTGAAGTTAAGCTTGGAGTGCTCGAAGCTGAGGCTCGACGTCTTAATGAGTTTTGGTGCTATCACCAAGCTACTGGACTGCCCTTTGTAATTCTCAAAGTTGCGCTAAGTGCTGACGCCAAAGTCGGCCTGCGTGGCGAGGGAAAAACGCCGATTTCAGGAACAGTCTCAATGCGTCATTTGCATGGGATACGCAGTAGAGTTGATGCAATTCTAGTCGGGGGTAGCACGGTCATTGCTGACGATCCGCTGCTTTCGAATCGTCGGCTCGGGGCTAAGCACATGGAGTGGCAACCTAAGCGCGTGGTTCTTCAAGGTAGTCAGTTGATTGACCGGCAGCGGCAAATTTTCAACACTCCTAACTTAGGAGAAGTGATTGTATACTCTGAGAAAGACCATACTCATCTTGACTTAAGGGCTGTACTAAAAGATTTAGGTGCTCGAGGGATGACTAGTGTTTTAGTCGAAGCGGGGCCTAAGCTTTTTGATGCGGTTTTTAATGCTCAGTTATTCCAGCGTTTGCTGGTCTACAGTTCACCTAAGATTTTGGGTCCTGACGGAATAAATTTAGGTTGTCGAGTTGAGGAAATCCAAAGAAATCAAGAATTTAAATCCGATTCACGGCGATTAGGAGCTGACAGCCTAATCCGGGTCGAGCGCAAATAATATTCTAACTAGGGAAGAGCTGATTAAGTTGGTTATTCATCGTCACTGCGCGCAAAGCGAAGCAATCTGCTCACTTAAAATGATAAAATATAATGTACCGGTTAACAGATTGCCACGCTTGCTGTCGCAAGCTCGCAATGACGGTAACGCGCAAGTAGATTGCCATTCTTTAATTGCGCTTCCATGAATGCAATTGAATAATAAGCGAGCATAGCAGAAATCTCCCCCTGACGACTCGTTCGCTGAAGTTGCGTAGGGGCAGGTTGAAATATTCAGCGTCTATGGTCAATTTGCCGATGCTTTATATTCAGTGTAAATAGACTTCTTTCGAACTTTTATCGAAAGAAGTCTATTTTGTTTTTTGTCCATTTTTCTTGCGAAAAATGGATCATTAAACTTCTTTTGAATTTTTAATTCAAAAGAAGTTTAATATCAGACTGATTTATAACGTTAACGTTAGTGAGGCTTTATGTTTAAATACTTTTTATCGATCTTACTTGTTGCGAGTTGTTTCTTAACGCCAGGTTTAGTCTTAGCTGAGCAGCATCTGCAAAAATGCACTTGTGAGCAGTGCGACTCTTGTAAGGACAAAGCTAAAAATGTGGATTGTGAGTGTAAGGACTGCGCGACAATGGCAGAAGCTTGCGCGCGGTCTAAGGGTCAAGCTAGTGCAACTAGAACTTCGTCTGCAGATGGGTCACGCACTTCTTCAGGCGACACCAAAGCTCCGGTAGAGACACCGACACCAGGCTCGACATCTAATGCTGTGAAAACAACAGCAGGCGATGGTGCTTCTCGCTAATGTCGCTTAGCTTCGATAAATTTGAAGACTGTTTGGCGGACTTACGTGCCGGTAGGCAAATTGTCTTAGTTGATGATGAGGATCGCGAGAACGAGGGCGACTTAGTTTGTGCTGCCGAACTTGTGACCGAAGAGAATCTTGCTTTCATGATGGGCCAGGGCAAGGGCTTAATCTGTCTTAGTCTCGACCACGAGCTGATCGATCGTCTCAAACTTTCCAAGCAAGTCACCGAGAACACTGCCCCGCTGGGGACGAATTTTAAAATTAGTATCGACCATCGCTCCGTTAAAGACTTTGGCGTCACGGCTCGCGGCCGGGCGGCTACAATTCGCGCGGCGGTCTCGCCAACGGCGACGGCAGCAGATTTTATTTCGCCAGGCTTTGTTTTCCCTTTAGGTGCTCAACCTGGGGGAGTCTTGAAGCGTATTGGCCAGACGGAAGGCTCTGTCGATATGGCCCGGCTTGCTGGGCTTCAGCCTGGGGCTGTGATTTGCGAGATTATGTCGCCAACAGGCGAGATGTTGCGTGGTCAAGCGCTTGGGGAGTTTTGCAAAGCGCACAATTTAAAGCTTACAAGCGTTGCTGAAATTCGCAAACATCGTCTCGCACACGAAATTTCCGTGCGTCAGGTTGCCCAGACGAAGATCGAACTCGCTGATATTTTGCCTGCCAGTAGTAGCGCAGAACGGCAAGCTGTGACGGTTTATGTCTACATTGATGATCATACGAATGACGAGCATTTAGTTTTCGTGATCGGCAATCCGCAGGCGGACCGATCGGGGGCAGGCGTTTTAGCGCGACTGCATTCGGAATGTTTGACGGGAGATGTTTTCGAGAGTCAGCGTTGTGATTGTGGATCGCAATTTGACCGCACTTTAGCGGCGATGATTAATGCCGGGTCGGGGGTGTTGGTTTATTTGCAGCAGGAAGGGCGTGGTATCGGTTTAGCTAACAAGTTGCGTGCGTATCAATTGCAGGATCGCGGCTTAGACACGGTGCAGGCCAATTTGGAGTTAGGCTTTGCTGCTGACGAACGAGATTATCGAGTTGGAGCACAAATTCTTTTGGACCTCGGCATTGATCGAGTAGCCTTGATTAGTAATAATCCTGACAAGCAGCGGGCGCTTGAGTCTTACGGGGTTAAAGTTATTTCTCGGGTGAATGTTCCCTCGGCAATTAATCAGACAAATCGTTCTTATTTAGAGGCCAAGCGTGACAGGCTCGGCCACTTGATCGACCTTTAGCGATCCTCACGACAGCGTTGGGAAGCCAATCAGTGTTGGACTAAAAAGTAACCCCGTGCCACGGCCAATTAATTCGCCTTGATGAGGCCCTGTATTATTGGCGGGAGGGAGACAAGGAAGTTGATTTTGTTTTGAAAATTGGAAGGAATTTATACGCGATTGAAGTCAAAAGCGGTCAGCGTAAGCAGCTTAAGGGACTTGAAGAATTCAGCAAGCAATTTTCAAGTTCAAAACAAATTATCATCACGCCAGATAATTATGAAAATTTCGAGGCTTCGCCTCGGGCATTTATTGAAAAAAACGCGCTCTAAGTCTGAA includes:
- the nrdR gene encoding transcriptional repressor NrdR yields the protein MRCTRCHTPTRVIDSREAPDGRAVRRRRECESCDLRFTTFERIEDNFPLVVKKDGGRQEFDRAKIFLGIKKACEKRPVSVEKMEQAARDIEAKIIEPGEKEIASTAIGELVMDKLRLLDPVAYVRFASVYREFSDVKEFMDTLKSLKQKE
- the ribD gene encoding bifunctional diaminohydroxyphosphoribosylaminopyrimidine deaminase/5-amino-6-(5-phosphoribosylamino)uracil reductase RibD gives rise to the protein MGLQSDSYYMRRALAVARRGAGLASPNPMVGACLVKDRKIISYGYHAKFGAEHAEVMALKSARKCAQGATLYVTLEPCNHQGKTPPCTEAILAAGISRVVCAMRDPNTQVLGRGVERLEQAGIEVKLGVLEAEARRLNEFWCYHQATGLPFVILKVALSADAKVGLRGEGKTPISGTVSMRHLHGIRSRVDAILVGGSTVIADDPLLSNRRLGAKHMEWQPKRVVLQGSQLIDRQRQIFNTPNLGEVIVYSEKDHTHLDLRAVLKDLGARGMTSVLVEAGPKLFDAVFNAQLFQRLLVYSSPKILGPDGINLGCRVEEIQRNQEFKSDSRRLGADSLIRVERK
- the ribA gene encoding GTP cyclohydrolase II; the encoded protein is MSLSFDKFEDCLADLRAGRQIVLVDDEDRENEGDLVCAAELVTEENLAFMMGQGKGLICLSLDHELIDRLKLSKQVTENTAPLGTNFKISIDHRSVKDFGVTARGRAATIRAAVSPTATAADFISPGFVFPLGAQPGGVLKRIGQTEGSVDMARLAGLQPGAVICEIMSPTGEMLRGQALGEFCKAHNLKLTSVAEIRKHRLAHEISVRQVAQTKIELADILPASSSAERQAVTVYVYIDDHTNDEHLVFVIGNPQADRSGAGVLARLHSECLTGDVFESQRCDCGSQFDRTLAAMINAGSGVLVYLQQEGRGIGLANKLRAYQLQDRGLDTVQANLELGFAADERDYRVGAQILLDLGIDRVALISNNPDKQRALESYGVKVISRVNVPSAINQTNRSYLEAKRDRLGHLIDL
- a CDS encoding ATP-binding protein; this translates as MRLDEALYYWREGDKEVDFVLKIGRNLYAIEVKSGQRKQLKGLEEFSKQFSSSKQIIITPDNYENFEASPRAFIEKNAL